In one Phyllostomus discolor isolate MPI-MPIP mPhyDis1 chromosome 8, mPhyDis1.pri.v3, whole genome shotgun sequence genomic region, the following are encoded:
- the TMEM38A gene encoding trimeric intracellular cation channel type A isoform X2, which yields MLHCFGSYILADLLLGEPLIDYFSNNSSVLLASAVWYLIFFCPMDLFYKCVCFLPVKLIFVAMKEVVRVRKIAVGIHHAHHHYHHGWFVMIATGWVKGSGVALMSNFEQLLRGVWKPETNEILHMSFPTKASLYGAILFTLQQTRWLPVSKASLIFIFTMFMVSCKVFLTATHSHSSPFDVLEGYICPVLFGTALGGDHHHDNHGGAHGGSHGGSGPGSPHSAMATKSKEELSEGSRKKKTKKAD from the exons ATGCTGCACTGCTTCGGAAGTTACATCCTGGCTGATCTGCTCCTCGGGGAGCCCCTGATCGACTACTTCAGCAACAACTCCAGCGTCCTGCTGGCCTCGGCCGTCTG GTACCTGATTTTCTTCTGCCCCATGGACCTCTTTTACAAGTGTGTCTGCTTCCTGCCTGTGAAACTCATCTTTGTGGCCATGAAGGAGGTGGTGAGAGTGCGCAAGATCGCCGTGGGCATCCACCATGCACATCACCACTACCACCACGGGTGGTTCGTCATGATCGCCACTGGCTGGGTTAAAG GCTCTGGGGTTGCCCTCATGTCCAACTTCGAGCAGCTGCTCCGAGGGGTCTGGAAGCCAGAGACCAATGAGATCTTGCACATGTCCTT CCCCACCAAGGCCAGCCTGTACGGAGCTATACTCTTCACTCTCCAGCAGACCCGCTGGCTTCCGGTGTCCAAAGCCAGTCTCATCTTTATCTTCACCATGTTCATGGTGTCCTGTAAG GTGTTCCTGACAGCCACTCACTCCCACAGTTCCCCTTTTGATGTTCTGGAAGGTTACATCTGTCCTGTGCTGTTTGGGACAGCCTTGGGGGGTGACCATCACCATGACAACCATGGTGGGGCCCATGGAGGGTCCCACGGTGGCAGTGGGCCCGGCTCCCCGCACTCAGCCATGGCCACCAAGTCCAAGGAGGAGCTGAGTGAGGGCTCCaggaagaagaagaccaagaagGCAGATTAG